The sequence below is a genomic window from Anopheles cruzii chromosome 3, idAnoCruzAS_RS32_06, whole genome shotgun sequence.
CGAAAGGTGTAAGACCCTTGTATTTTGGAACAATAATATGAACATAaacattttcttctccttccGGGTGGAGCtcttaaaatgaaaaataaaaattgtaaaaaaatgcaaaattataaACCACTGATTCCAGCAGTTCAAAATCGTTGATTCGAATTAAACTCTCAAATACAATGTCTACCCGATCCAGCTGTCAAAGtggtacaaaacaaaaaccatagttcaatttgtttatttctcaAACCACCTTCTGTATTATaaagattttattttattcatattCTTCGTAGAATACTGTAGCGCAGAACACATATTAGCCAGTTGAGGACCACAGAACAATCTGTTACAATGGTACTAAGTACAACAAACTGTTGTCGCTTATGCGCGAAGATGGAAACACAGCCGTTGATGCATTCGCTAGAGTCGTTAAAAAGCACCGAAGAAATGATACAATTGCTAGATTTTTGCCTCCATCATCAGGCTGATTTAAAGCGAAATGATTCCTTGCAGTTCATACCAACAGCTGTTTGCGATACGTGTGTGGATGTTGTAAAATACCTTGCCAAATTTGTTCACAATTGCCGAAGAGCTCAACACAAACTGCAGCAACTCGTATCATCCGAGATGTGCGATTCAACAGCTTTCGACGTTCACCACGAGACTTCCAATCACTACAACGACAATGCTCCATCGATCGAAACCGTGATCGTTGGTGATAATCTTTTGGATATTGCTGTAATGGAGCAAGACGATAATGTAGAAATTAAAGTTGAAACAGTTTATTGTCCGGGAGCACTTCCAACAATCGGTAATGGTAGACAACCTGGTCGGCGAACAATCGAAACAACTGACGATACAAAAGTAGAAAACACTGATCGTGAAAAAGAAAGTACAATTGGCGCCTCGTATCTGCATACAAAAAAATATTCGGGAGCATCTAAATCAGGAAGAAGTAATGTTGCTCCATACACATCGGATGTAGATGTGccagcagaaaaacaaaacaaacgaacgaccGCCGACCAACCGCCGCCATCGAGATGCAAGCAGATCTGCCAAATTTGTGGCAAAGTACTCTCAAACAGTGCAACATTCCGGGTGCATATGAAGATGCACTTGCAGGAC
It includes:
- the LOC128274731 gene encoding myoneurin-like; the protein is MVLSTTNCCRLCAKMETQPLMHSLESLKSTEEMIQLLDFCLHHQADLKRNDSLQFIPTAVCDTCVDVVKYLAKFVHNCRRAQHKLQQLVSSEMCDSTAFDVHHETSNHYNDNAPSIETVIVGDNLLDIAVMEQDDNVEIKVETVYCPGALPTIGNGRQPGRRTIETTDDTKVENTDREKESTIGASYLHTKKYSGASKSGRSNVAPYTSDVDVPAEKQNKRTTADQPPPSRCKQICQICGKVLSNSATFRVHMKMHLQDKNLVCRICNRRFYVKQELKVHMESIHEQKEFACSICGLKCRWRKSLSRHMQLHEENPYKHKCNHCGQAFARPHQLRIHVMKHTGDRVYCEECGTGYRHNYMLTQHKIRKHGHVIEGVQLYKISRKKIKGTQNKANASQQLDE